From the Polyangiaceae bacterium genome, one window contains:
- a CDS encoding protein kinase: MSESSPPSKPSKSMEKKTGSELPRRFGRLTLLRQLARGGMGEVFLAAAGTIDGAERPCVVKIIRREHSDDKSFLARFLDEARIQAQLHHPGVAQILEANQDEEGKPFVVVEHVEGRNLGEVRTRAGQLSSRVSWPEAVAIGIAMAEALAHVHERTDAAGRPLEIVHRDLSPQNAMVSYGGDVKLIDFGTARGENRRCHTVAGIVFAKPGYVAPEVANHTPGGIPADIYAFGIMLWELLAGRRFLSGDASEHLAAVAEGRRSPTPIAQLVDAPGELDAVIHKLTATAIEERYGSARDAMNDLLALLKRAPSLPDGERGVRRRISLLMQRLYPSEPARTRTEFARLVAMAKKAPKPRPLLVPSPSVPRVDEEDPSLLPGTRYRLLRELGKGAMGVVHEAVHVDLGRSFALKVLPNDSASIAAAERLRSEARVIARLSHENLVTLHDFGFAADGRPFYVMERLEGESLDQRLGRDGALPWKQALRIGVDACRALAAAHAADVVHRDIKPANLFLTKSGDVKLLDFGVAKAITNVDGVARGDALSLVGTPDYMAPEQLRGGTTGEPRTDLYQLGVVLYELLTGRLPHVEATLVALIEAKNQSPVEPPSERAKQRGFSKMVDQTILRALDKDPEKRFESADEMRAALEAALREPDMLRRRRRRIGIAAVLTLTVGLGGGIAYAAQKPDVRSRAMAMAAPLIQKFKAPPPGDEAAAAIAAAPAAAADEAEAAQPAAEPEVDEPTPSATAPEEGSGESAEPGADPENAVAKANEEGSESESGAESESGSEAEPAAALADEAEAKAPAAPAAELFAAAPAADSKASDDVESKIQEAQDLMTNGQKVKGFNQLRRLGRNHRKDARVLKAWCEAAIQMRGWGEAHRVARQWASVESTPESRMQLARMQRAVGKREAAIQTLNALLTERPGHEEARHMLRSLTGTDTQLARR; the protein is encoded by the coding sequence ATGTCGGAGTCCTCGCCCCCCTCCAAGCCTTCGAAATCTATGGAGAAAAAGACAGGGTCCGAGCTGCCGCGCCGGTTCGGCCGCCTCACCCTCCTACGGCAACTGGCCCGGGGAGGCATGGGGGAGGTCTTCCTGGCGGCCGCGGGGACCATCGACGGCGCGGAACGACCTTGCGTGGTGAAAATCATCCGTAGGGAGCACTCCGACGACAAGTCGTTCCTCGCCCGCTTTCTGGACGAGGCGCGCATTCAGGCGCAGCTCCACCATCCCGGCGTCGCTCAGATCCTCGAAGCCAACCAAGACGAGGAAGGCAAGCCCTTCGTCGTGGTCGAGCACGTCGAGGGGCGCAACTTGGGAGAGGTGAGGACGCGGGCGGGCCAGCTGTCGTCGCGTGTGAGCTGGCCCGAGGCAGTGGCCATCGGCATCGCCATGGCGGAAGCGCTGGCGCACGTGCATGAGCGCACCGATGCAGCCGGGCGTCCCCTGGAGATCGTCCACCGCGACCTCAGTCCGCAGAACGCGATGGTCAGCTATGGCGGCGACGTCAAGCTCATCGACTTTGGGACCGCGCGTGGCGAGAACCGCCGCTGCCACACCGTTGCCGGCATCGTCTTCGCCAAACCTGGCTACGTAGCGCCAGAGGTTGCCAATCACACGCCCGGCGGAATCCCCGCCGACATCTACGCCTTCGGCATCATGCTCTGGGAGCTACTGGCAGGGCGCCGGTTCCTCTCGGGGGACGCCAGCGAGCACTTGGCCGCGGTGGCGGAGGGGCGCCGTTCGCCGACCCCCATCGCACAACTCGTCGATGCTCCCGGTGAACTCGACGCCGTGATTCACAAGCTGACGGCCACCGCGATCGAAGAACGATACGGCTCTGCGCGGGACGCCATGAACGATCTGCTGGCGTTGCTCAAGCGCGCCCCGAGCCTTCCCGACGGCGAGCGAGGCGTGCGGCGTCGAATCAGTCTGTTGATGCAGCGCCTCTACCCGTCCGAGCCGGCGCGCACCCGCACGGAGTTCGCGCGCCTGGTGGCCATGGCCAAAAAGGCTCCAAAACCGAGGCCGCTGCTCGTGCCCTCCCCGAGCGTTCCGCGGGTCGACGAAGAGGACCCAAGCCTGTTGCCAGGCACGCGCTATCGCTTGCTGCGGGAGCTGGGCAAGGGCGCGATGGGAGTCGTCCACGAAGCGGTGCACGTGGACTTGGGGCGCAGCTTTGCGCTCAAGGTGCTGCCCAACGATTCTGCCAGCATCGCAGCGGCCGAGCGCCTGCGCTCCGAGGCCCGCGTGATCGCGCGGCTCAGTCACGAGAACCTGGTGACGTTGCACGACTTCGGTTTTGCGGCGGACGGCCGGCCCTTCTACGTGATGGAGCGACTGGAAGGCGAGTCCCTCGACCAGAGGCTCGGTCGAGATGGCGCTCTGCCTTGGAAGCAAGCCCTTCGCATCGGTGTGGACGCCTGTCGAGCGCTAGCGGCCGCGCACGCAGCCGACGTCGTGCACCGCGACATCAAGCCCGCGAATTTGTTTCTGACCAAGAGCGGTGACGTGAAGCTCCTGGACTTTGGCGTCGCCAAAGCGATCACGAACGTGGATGGCGTGGCTCGAGGTGACGCGCTGAGCCTGGTGGGTACGCCGGACTACATGGCGCCCGAGCAGCTGCGCGGCGGCACCACGGGCGAGCCGCGAACCGATCTCTACCAATTGGGTGTCGTGCTCTACGAGCTCCTCACCGGACGTCTCCCTCACGTGGAAGCCACGCTGGTGGCCCTCATCGAAGCCAAGAACCAAAGCCCCGTCGAACCCCCGAGCGAACGAGCCAAACAGAGAGGATTTTCCAAGATGGTCGACCAAACGATCCTGCGCGCCCTGGACAAGGACCCCGAGAAACGCTTCGAGAGCGCGGACGAGATGCGGGCCGCATTGGAAGCGGCGCTGCGTGAACCCGACATGTTGCGTCGTCGCCGCCGGCGCATCGGCATCGCCGCCGTGCTGACGCTCACGGTGGGCCTGGGTGGAGGCATCGCGTACGCAGCGCAGAAACCCGACGTGAGAAGTCGTGCCATGGCCATGGCCGCGCCGCTGATCCAGAAGTTCAAGGCGCCCCCGCCTGGCGACGAGGCTGCCGCCGCCATCGCCGCAGCCCCCGCGGCTGCCGCCGACGAGGCCGAGGCCGCCCAGCCTGCCGCCGAGCCCGAGGTCGATGAACCGACGCCCTCGGCTACGGCGCCCGAGGAAGGAAGTGGTGAATCCGCCGAGCCGGGCGCAGATCCCGAAAACGCCGTTGCCAAGGCGAACGAGGAGGGCTCCGAGTCCGAGTCGGGCGCGGAGTCCGAGTCGGGTTCCGAAGCCGAGCCCGCTGCTGCTCTCGCCGATGAAGCGGAGGCGAAGGCTCCCGCGGCGCCGGCTGCAGAGCTCTTTGCCGCGGCGCCCGCCGCCGACAGCAAAGCATCGGACGATGTCGAGTCCAAGATTCAGGAAGCCCAAGACTTGATGACGAATGGCCAAAAAGTGAAGGGCTTCAATCAGCTTCGTCGGCTCGGCCGCAATCACCGCAAGGATGCGCGAGTGCTCAAGGCTTGGTGCGAGGCGGCCATCCAGATGCGCGGCTGGGGTGAGGCGCACCGAGTGGCTCGGCAATGGGCGTCCGTGGAGTCCACCCCCGAGAGCCGGATGCAGTTGGCGCGGATGCAGCGCGCCGTGGGCAAGCGCGAGGCGGCCATTCAGACGCTGAACGCCCTGCTGACCGAGCGTCCGGGCCACGAGGAAGCGCGCCACATGCTGCGTTCCCTCACGGGCACCGACACTCAGCTCGCTCGTCGCTGA
- a CDS encoding MATE family efflux transporter: MLKLATPTVLAMLTQSIVNEIDIIFFSWLPCPESSNAQAALLPSLILLWMFGGSLSAISVGTQAIAARRFAQKNSADAGAVLVNSWFFSLTAGIAFTVLGYLSLPYILDVLIKVPEVREAAKAYLHWRLLGIVSMAMTFSFKAFFDGIGKTHVHMVSAVVMNALNIVLCLVFIFGRFGAPRMGIAGAGLAGFVSTWVGLGIMIGWALFAKYRRVFEPFRLRRLSKTLTWDILRLSIPSAVATIAVMSGFALFAMIVSKLDSLSSAAMVQSSCPGGRAEAVNSAATTVIVGILKLTFTACLAFGTSTATLVSQSLGEGDGDKAARFGWVSVRLGLVIFGVVGLLEGVIFPHSILSFVSQSSAVIEAAMTPMRIMGIITPLIAVGMILTQALFGAGNTRFVMIVELILHFTCLVPLAWLFGITMGYGLVGIWSAAVAYVLLLSAVMVWKFAKGDWKTIRI, encoded by the coding sequence GTGCTGAAGCTCGCCACTCCGACGGTGCTGGCGATGCTCACCCAGAGCATCGTCAACGAGATCGACATCATCTTCTTCTCGTGGCTGCCGTGTCCCGAGTCGTCGAATGCTCAAGCCGCGCTGCTTCCATCCCTGATTCTGCTCTGGATGTTTGGTGGGTCGCTATCGGCCATATCCGTGGGTACTCAGGCCATTGCAGCGCGCCGCTTCGCCCAGAAGAACTCCGCGGATGCCGGCGCCGTGCTCGTCAATTCCTGGTTCTTTTCGCTGACCGCCGGGATCGCGTTCACGGTGCTGGGCTATCTCAGCCTGCCCTACATCCTCGACGTGCTGATCAAGGTGCCGGAGGTTCGCGAGGCGGCGAAGGCCTATCTGCACTGGCGACTGCTGGGCATCGTCAGCATGGCCATGACCTTCTCGTTCAAGGCGTTCTTCGACGGTATCGGCAAGACCCACGTGCACATGGTCAGTGCCGTGGTGATGAACGCGTTGAACATCGTGCTTTGTTTGGTGTTCATCTTTGGCCGATTCGGCGCTCCGCGAATGGGTATCGCGGGTGCGGGGCTGGCTGGCTTCGTCAGCACCTGGGTTGGCCTGGGCATCATGATCGGCTGGGCTCTGTTCGCCAAGTACCGCCGGGTGTTCGAGCCCTTCCGCCTGCGCCGGCTCAGCAAGACCCTGACCTGGGACATTCTCAGGCTCAGCATTCCCAGCGCCGTCGCGACCATTGCCGTCATGAGCGGCTTCGCGCTGTTCGCGATGATCGTCAGCAAGCTGGACAGCCTCAGCAGCGCCGCGATGGTGCAATCCAGCTGTCCCGGTGGGCGCGCCGAGGCCGTGAACAGCGCGGCAACGACGGTGATCGTCGGCATTCTGAAGCTCACCTTCACCGCCTGCCTGGCCTTCGGCACCTCCACCGCCACTCTGGTCAGTCAGTCCTTGGGTGAAGGGGACGGCGACAAGGCCGCTCGCTTCGGTTGGGTCAGTGTCCGCCTCGGACTCGTCATCTTCGGCGTGGTCGGTCTGCTCGAGGGCGTCATCTTTCCTCACTCCATCCTCAGCTTCGTCAGCCAGAGCTCGGCGGTGATCGAGGCCGCCATGACTCCGATGCGGATCATGGGCATCATCACGCCGCTGATCGCCGTGGGGATGATTCTGACTCAGGCGCTGTTTGGTGCCGGCAACACGCGCTTCGTGATGATCGTCGAGCTGATCCTGCACTTCACCTGCCTGGTGCCGCTTGCTTGGCTGTTCGGCATCACCATGGGCTACGGATTGGTGGGCATCTGGAGCGCCGCTGTAGCCTATGTACTGCTGCTCTCCGCAGTCATGGTGTGGAAGTTCGCCAAGGGTGACTGGAAGACGATTCGGATATGA
- a CDS encoding thioredoxin domain-containing protein, which produces MKDAQPKVEHVERRLHPRSAQRWARAILVIVLAAVISCAKQPGQRPGKAKPAELDLAAQEQDSEQSVEPFESTFRAGPVGPTSEQLPIASDDPRWGDPNAPVTIVYFTDFQCPFCSRAHVTVNQLKSNYGPDKLRIITKHNPLPFHQDALPAAMAAQAVYELRGVDAFDRYVESLFASQSALTDENLLAFARAVGVSDRELIRHVREPRLRDKIERDKALAERIGARGTPAFRINGKTLAGAQPYQSFADMIDAELAAVAQLRGAPADQVYPKRVAENFTAPADEGRPEPEPDTAVYKVPVGKSPNHGPATALVTIVEFTDFECPYCRRVQSTLEQLDARYPGKLRFVFKHNPLPFHAGAYGAATLAVEARAQRGDKGFEAAKKALFAASTPMERDDLLAIARELKLNPTRVAAALDKKLHDGVISADQDLASDLEARGTPHFFVNGRRLVGAQPLDQFQALVDEELAKAKAKVAAGTPAIRLYAETIKDGKGPAPPETKSIPKPGKAQPSRGNAWAPVVVTVFSDFQCPFCARLEPTLDELDKAFPGRLRIVWRNLPLPFHTNARPAAAAALEAFAQQGNKGFWAMHKLLFANQRALERTDLESYASQLGLDPTRFQQALDDGRHEAAITADESIAKGAGIQGTPGIVINGYFVSGAQPLTNFKKVVRLALDDLKRGRKVP; this is translated from the coding sequence GTGAAAGACGCGCAGCCGAAGGTGGAGCACGTCGAAAGACGACTCCACCCTCGGTCCGCGCAACGTTGGGCCAGGGCGATCCTCGTGATCGTCCTGGCCGCTGTCATTTCCTGCGCCAAGCAACCGGGGCAGCGGCCGGGCAAGGCCAAGCCCGCGGAGCTGGACCTGGCCGCGCAGGAACAGGACTCCGAGCAGTCGGTAGAGCCCTTCGAGTCAACCTTCAGAGCTGGTCCGGTGGGACCCACCTCCGAGCAACTCCCGATTGCCAGCGACGACCCGCGTTGGGGCGATCCCAATGCGCCCGTCACCATCGTCTACTTCACGGACTTTCAGTGCCCCTTTTGTAGCCGCGCACACGTCACCGTGAACCAACTGAAGAGCAACTATGGCCCGGACAAGTTGCGCATCATCACCAAGCACAACCCCCTTCCCTTTCACCAAGACGCCCTGCCAGCCGCCATGGCGGCGCAGGCGGTGTACGAGCTGCGAGGCGTCGACGCTTTCGATCGCTATGTAGAGTCGCTGTTCGCGTCCCAGTCGGCACTGACCGACGAGAATCTCCTCGCCTTCGCGCGTGCGGTGGGCGTCAGCGATCGCGAACTGATTCGCCACGTCCGCGAGCCCCGGCTGCGGGACAAGATCGAGCGAGACAAGGCCCTGGCGGAACGCATCGGCGCCAGGGGTACGCCAGCCTTCCGTATCAACGGTAAGACCTTGGCCGGCGCACAGCCCTACCAGAGCTTCGCGGACATGATCGATGCGGAACTCGCCGCGGTGGCGCAGCTTCGTGGCGCACCGGCGGATCAGGTGTATCCGAAGCGCGTCGCTGAGAACTTCACGGCCCCTGCCGACGAGGGCCGACCTGAACCCGAGCCCGACACCGCGGTGTACAAGGTACCCGTCGGGAAGTCCCCCAACCATGGCCCCGCCACTGCCCTGGTGACGATCGTGGAGTTCACGGACTTCGAGTGCCCCTACTGCCGGCGTGTGCAAAGCACCCTCGAGCAGCTCGACGCCCGCTACCCTGGCAAGCTGCGCTTCGTGTTCAAGCACAATCCGCTACCATTCCACGCGGGTGCCTACGGTGCAGCGACCTTGGCGGTAGAGGCGCGGGCGCAGCGCGGGGACAAGGGTTTCGAGGCGGCCAAGAAAGCTCTTTTCGCGGCCTCGACGCCGATGGAGCGGGATGACCTACTCGCCATTGCTCGGGAGCTGAAGCTGAACCCGACACGGGTAGCGGCTGCTCTGGACAAGAAGCTGCATGACGGCGTGATCAGCGCAGACCAGGATCTGGCGTCAGACTTGGAGGCGCGTGGTACCCCCCACTTCTTCGTCAACGGACGTCGCCTCGTTGGCGCCCAACCCTTGGATCAGTTTCAAGCCCTGGTCGACGAGGAGCTCGCCAAAGCCAAAGCCAAAGTCGCCGCCGGCACACCTGCCATCCGCCTCTACGCGGAGACCATCAAAGATGGCAAGGGCCCGGCGCCCCCTGAAACCAAGAGCATTCCCAAGCCCGGCAAAGCGCAGCCGAGCCGAGGCAACGCCTGGGCACCCGTGGTGGTCACCGTGTTTTCGGATTTCCAGTGCCCGTTCTGCGCTCGCCTGGAGCCCACCCTGGACGAGCTCGACAAGGCCTTCCCGGGACGACTTCGAATCGTGTGGCGCAATCTGCCACTGCCCTTCCACACCAATGCTCGGCCGGCTGCCGCAGCCGCGCTGGAAGCTTTTGCTCAGCAGGGCAACAAGGGTTTCTGGGCGATGCACAAGTTGCTGTTCGCCAATCAACGCGCGCTGGAGCGCACCGATCTGGAGAGCTACGCGAGTCAGTTGGGCTTGGATCCAACGCGGTTCCAGCAGGCTCTGGACGACGGCCGACACGAAGCCGCCATCACCGCAGATGAAAGCATCGCCAAGGGTGCAGGCATCCAGGGGACTCCTGGCATCGTGATCAACGGCTACTTCGTATCCGGCGCCCAGCCTCTCACCAACTTCAAGAAAGTGGTTCGCCTAGCGCTCGACGATCTCAAGCGTGGCCGCAAGGTTCCTTGA
- a CDS encoding thioredoxin domain-containing protein — protein MNKGTAIVGFFLCFLAGMGLMWGIDRSKGTAIGPESGAVGALDHSESPVPVTDKDPIWGNADAPVTIVEISDFECPFCSRVGPTMDQIKKTYGPDKVRIVWKHNPLPFHKNARPVHEAAATVFALGGSDAFWKFHDKAFANQRALTEENIQAWAKEVGVDVAKFNEAYKAKKYAPKVDEDLAMSAKVGASGTPAFRINGVTLVGAQPFEKFKEVIDAQLGEAQKAIAAGTPKDRVYVELSKKNATAAPEAAKPEKAAEPPPPDTTVWKIPVFDDDPQKGPKDALVTVVEWSEFQCPFCKRVLETTKQISDTYGNDVRIVWKDNPLPFHPRAKPASNFARHIYKTKGNDGFWKAHDALFESQPKLEDEDLKAIAEKLGAPWDAIKAAIDGDKYAAKIDANAELAMDVEARGTPHFFVNGRRLSGAQPFDAFKKLIDEELGKAKAIVAKGTPRAKVYDEIMKEGKEPPPPEKKDVPKPDADSPAKGGAAAKIVIQQWSDFQCPFCKRVEPTIDELEKEYGGKIKVVWRDLPLPFHQDAPLAAEACREAFTQKGKDGFWKCHGKLFENQQDIKREALEKMATEIGLDMTKFKAALDNRTHKARVEKDAEIANKAGISGTPAFVINGYYVSGAQPTAAFKKVINRALKEAK, from the coding sequence ATGAATAAGGGAACAGCCATCGTCGGCTTCTTCCTGTGCTTTCTGGCAGGAATGGGGCTGATGTGGGGCATCGATCGCAGCAAAGGCACTGCCATCGGCCCCGAGTCGGGCGCCGTCGGCGCTCTGGATCACAGTGAGTCACCCGTGCCGGTCACGGACAAGGATCCGATTTGGGGCAACGCGGACGCCCCGGTCACTATCGTCGAGATCAGCGACTTCGAGTGTCCTTTTTGCAGCCGCGTCGGTCCCACCATGGACCAAATCAAGAAGACTTACGGCCCGGACAAGGTGCGCATCGTGTGGAAGCACAATCCGCTGCCTTTCCACAAGAACGCGCGGCCCGTGCATGAAGCCGCGGCGACGGTGTTCGCCCTCGGGGGCAGCGATGCCTTCTGGAAGTTTCACGACAAGGCGTTCGCCAACCAGCGCGCGCTCACCGAAGAGAACATCCAGGCGTGGGCCAAGGAAGTCGGCGTCGACGTGGCCAAGTTCAACGAGGCCTACAAGGCGAAGAAGTACGCCCCAAAGGTCGACGAGGACCTGGCCATGTCTGCCAAGGTCGGTGCCAGCGGTACCCCTGCGTTCCGCATCAATGGTGTGACCCTCGTCGGCGCACAGCCCTTCGAGAAGTTCAAGGAAGTCATCGACGCACAGCTTGGTGAGGCTCAGAAGGCGATTGCTGCAGGCACTCCCAAGGATCGCGTCTACGTCGAGCTTTCCAAGAAGAACGCCACGGCTGCTCCCGAAGCGGCCAAGCCCGAGAAGGCCGCAGAACCACCGCCCCCGGACACCACCGTCTGGAAGATCCCGGTATTCGACGATGACCCGCAGAAGGGTCCGAAGGACGCCCTGGTCACCGTCGTCGAGTGGAGCGAGTTCCAGTGCCCCTTCTGCAAGCGGGTGCTGGAGACCACCAAGCAGATCAGCGACACCTACGGCAACGACGTGCGCATCGTGTGGAAGGACAACCCCCTGCCCTTCCACCCTCGCGCCAAGCCTGCGTCCAACTTCGCGCGCCACATCTACAAGACCAAGGGCAACGACGGGTTCTGGAAGGCGCACGACGCGCTCTTCGAGAGCCAGCCGAAGCTCGAGGATGAGGACCTCAAGGCCATCGCAGAGAAGCTCGGCGCTCCCTGGGACGCGATCAAGGCTGCCATCGACGGCGACAAGTACGCCGCCAAGATCGACGCGAACGCGGAGCTCGCCATGGACGTGGAAGCTCGCGGCACGCCGCACTTCTTCGTAAACGGGCGACGCCTGTCAGGCGCTCAACCTTTCGATGCCTTCAAGAAGCTCATCGACGAAGAGCTGGGCAAGGCCAAGGCCATCGTGGCCAAGGGCACGCCTCGCGCCAAGGTCTACGACGAGATCATGAAGGAAGGCAAAGAGCCGCCGCCCCCCGAGAAAAAGGACGTGCCGAAGCCCGACGCCGATAGCCCGGCCAAGGGTGGCGCAGCAGCCAAGATCGTCATCCAGCAGTGGAGCGACTTCCAGTGCCCCTTCTGCAAGCGCGTCGAGCCCACGATCGACGAGCTCGAGAAGGAGTACGGAGGCAAGATCAAGGTGGTGTGGCGTGACCTTCCCCTGCCCTTCCACCAGGATGCGCCGCTGGCCGCGGAGGCCTGCCGCGAAGCCTTCACGCAGAAGGGCAAGGATGGTTTCTGGAAGTGCCATGGCAAGCTCTTCGAGAATCAGCAAGACATCAAGCGCGAGGCTCTCGAAAAGATGGCGACCGAGATCGGCCTGGACATGACCAAGTTCAAGGCTGCCCTCGACAACCGCACCCATAAGGCACGCGTCGAGAAGGACGCGGAGATCGCGAACAAGGCGGGCATCAGTGGCACGCCAGCCTTCGTGATCAACGGCTACTACGTCAGCGGAGCGCAGCCCACCGCCGCGTTCAAGAAGGTGATCAACCGAGCGCTGAAGGAAGCCAAGTGA